A genomic segment from Dendropsophus ebraccatus isolate aDenEbr1 chromosome 7, aDenEbr1.pat, whole genome shotgun sequence encodes:
- the LOC138796430 gene encoding tachylectin-2-like codes for MAQSSEHSEPATLLLTISKHDTIKIGLPPKREDDNFHKRAQVLGKMAHAHHVISSPSGELFCVGRHGDLYRGPLPANKEDNWFSKATKVGKSEWRNFKFVFFHPNGELYGATEEGELYKGPQPTNENVPWMTEQATALGGFHWKNYEALFFDLSGNLFALGKHGIIMKGKPLTQADYENWETTAKMFPDNGWYKHTEFMSFCPDGYLWSVNKKGNIFRSIMVDNGENIEYPEKMGKGYDDYSFLSFTKDNTISSIISFEFLIERGKILSDSPEYLENKKYSNFSGDTPLKHTFT; via the coding sequence CTACTCTCTTACTGACCATCTCCAAGCATGATACCATAAAAATCGGTCTGCCACCAAAAAGGGAAGATGACAACTTTCATAAGAGAGCTCAAGTTCTGGGAAAGATGGCACATGCCCACCATGTTATCAGCAGTCCCAGCGGGGAACTGTTCTGCGTTGGCCGTCACGGAGATCTCTACAGGGGGCCATTGCCAGCAAACAAAGAGGACAACTGGTTTTCCAAAGCCACAAAGGTTGGGAAATCTGAATGGAGAAATTTCAAGTTTGTTTTCTTTCATCCAAATGGAGAATTGTACGGTGCAACCGAAGAGGGAGAGTTATATAAAGGTCCACAGCCAACCAATGAGAATGTACCTTGGATGACTGAACAAGCCACAGCTCTTGGGGGCTTCCATTGGAAAAATTATGAAGCCTTATTCTTTGATCTATCTGGTAATCTGTTTGCATTAGGCAAACATGGTATAATAATGAAAGGAAAACCACTAACACAGGCAGACTACGAGAACTGGGAGACGACAGCCAAAATGTTTCCCGACAACGGCTGGTATAAGCACACCGAATTCATGTCCTTCTGCCCCGATGGCTACCTGTGGTCTgtaaataagaagggaaatatttTCAGATCAATCATGGTAGATAACGGTGAAAACATAGAATACCCtgaaaaaatgggaaaaggctACGATGATTACTCTTTCCTCTCTTTCACAAAGGATAACACAATTTCCAGTATTATAAGCTTCGAGTTCCTGATAGAACGCGGGAAAATACTTTCTGATAGTCCTGAATATCTCGAGAACAAAAAGTATAGTAACTTCTCAGGAGACACCCCATTAAAGCACACGTTCACGTGA